In the Sebastes fasciatus isolate fSebFas1 chromosome 12, fSebFas1.pri, whole genome shotgun sequence genome, GCAAAGGGTTAAGGTTGTTTATCTCCCAGATGATGATGGGAGGTACTTCTGGGAACAGGTTGCTACCCGGATATCCTCCTTATTCCTCTTTTCCAACAATAACTGCGCAACAACCAGCCAGAGACTCTGTCAGGTAGACTACAGTCATTTAGGTTTATCTTCAACtctaacagacacaaacaggtgAGTCCTTTTGTCATGTTTGATTCAGCTTGTAGAGGAATCAATTTTAGGCAATCCTTATTATGTACATGGTCCTGTGCTGCTATATAATTGAACTCATACATGAAAGACATCCAGAGCTCATCAAGTGTAGTGATGAagagctgaagcttcatgaagctttccagcaaattggttcagaaaagggttcatttcttcttctgcttcatgtgaacacgaaaccacctggtggccaaagagtgtaaaacaggcagatgtgatcttaaccatgtgataagatcagatattagTCCCTCAGTGGGgagatgtgcagtgtacagcagcaaaggggatagtacagaaaacaagatgcatcagctatcacagtaaaaaagagctaaaaaaaagtgtaacaaaatatgaaccatttaaatagaaggaagtataaaaataggagcagtatatacagtattgacaataaacagattattaacaaaattgcgcaagtggaaaatgatattgtaCAGTGGGAATGAATGAAATTACACCTGAAAACGCTACATAAATTGATATATATCTTTTAACTTGCTTCTTtatacctttgtattaattctagCTACTCTTCAAtttgattttcccttttatttatttattagcttttaaatttctgcatttatttattaatgaccACTcccacatttgcataatgaggcagaaatgcataagaaatgtaaaaagaaaagaatacagaaataagttctgggaaataaatagggggagggatgcaaataaatacataaataaatacatacagtttaaataatgaatagataaatgcaaaaaaataaataaatatatttacattagAAGAGTAGATACATCAGGGAattaatatattgatatttcaCTACAATacttacttttttaaataattcatcaacattttataaataacTCTTTAAAACATGATTCAAAATGAGTCATACCATTTTTAAACtctataaacacattttattccTTACTTTTGGAACAATACTGTCAGGTTTTGCTGTTACATATGAAGTAGAACCTGtagaaatattttatttctatataaCATAAGATCAGATATTAGTCTATTAGATCATTTATTAGTgccacagtggggaaatgtgcagtgtacagcagcgaaggggataacacaaaaccattaaatgtatcaaaataatattaaacatacatgtaggcattaattaattgataaaacgCTACATAAATTGATATCTATCTTTTAACTTGCTTCTTtatacctttgtattaattctagCTACTCTTCAATTTTTcgattttcccttttatttatttattagcttttaaatgtatgcatttatttattaatgaccACCCCCACAtttgcagaaatgcataaagaaatgtaaaagaaaagaatacagaaataagttctgggaaataaatagggggagggatgcaaataaatacataaataaatacatacagtttaaataatgaataaataaatgcaaaaataaataaatatatttacattagAAGAGTAGATATAtcagggaattaatacaaaggtgaataaataaataaataaataaagaagcaaattaaaacagaaatatcaatttatgtaatttttttatcaattaatgaatgcctacatttatttttaagagtatttttggtacatttattggcatgtttatttatttattgagtcatttatctatttattattcatttttgacTTTGGCAGGTTCAACAACGTGGAGACAGTAATTGCACATACTTTAACGTTAAGTTTCAGCAAACCGTGACCTGATACATCAAATTAAACATTTCTGTGCTATCTTGTCTCTTTCAGTCTACAGGAGCGGGCAGGATGTCTGTGACCATGACCAAGGCTGAGGGGATCACTGTGAtcactttgacctctgacccccaaAGTTTTTGTCCTCCACTGTGCCAAATCTTCAAAGGCCTCTGCTACAGCCCCgtgctctgctctgtgtctcaGCACCTGAGGAGGGTCCAGAGAAATTCTCAGTCCGTTCTGGGGGTGAGTTACAACCTTTACTATGTTTTAAGTTGCTCTGTGAACTTCTGctttaaagctttttttgtatGCTACATAttgcatgttttatttagtaCTTTTTCTTTCCCCACTGATTTCAACTTTGAGTAACTAATTTGTTTTGGTGGAATAATTCAACTATAAACAAATAGTTGATCTCTGACAGAAGCGGCACGTTATTGTCGTAATCACATTACAGTCAAATCTTTTAAGAGAGTTTTTGTAGGTAGAgttctgtttttaaaaacaccATGAAACCATGAGAGAAAGTGGTCCAATAACAATATGTTCTGCAACACAGGGTTGCTCTCCAGTGAACTTAAACCGTGTCACCTGGTGACTGTAGTTATACTATACAGGTGTTTGTTGTTCATGCTGTGTTTCCTCCTCCGCAGGCTCTGCACATCATGGTTGGGTTGCTCAACATCGGCCTTGGAGCGATCCTCTGTAGCAGTCGAAGTGGCTCTTGGTATCAAATGGATAGTACCTTGTTTCCTTTTTGGTTGGGAGGATTGGTAAGCAAGCTAATGcaattttgttatttgtgtCAGATCCAACAGTCCAACAGAATTTCCCTTAAAAAATGTACATCTGTATACTCCCAAGCCTCTcccaaagctagagtgaagtcaAATACAACTTTATTTGGGCTGTTCAGTTGATTCCAAGGAGATCCACCTAACAGATCTTAAGAATCAGAAACACTTTTATTGCCGAGTAGGTTTGCACGTGCAAGGAATTTGTCTTGGTGTTTTGTTGCATTACAGTAAACAGTGCAAAGGTCAAGAGgcataacataaaataataatgaaaatattatttatatattatattatttatatatattatatttatttatatatttgtttgtcttttttctctctagTTCATGCTGTTTGGCACTATTTGCATTTTGTCTGAGAAGTGCCCGAGTCCATGTCTGGTGAGTAGTTCAGCTTTATAACATCCTCATGTTATCTGAAAAGGACTTCTTTCATTTTATCGTCCTCATGTattcttgttttctttcaaGGCAAATAAATTGGAGGAGCATTTGGTACTTGGTAGCAGGGTTATTATTCCAAACTACCGGACatattatgttttaaatagccATATAATAGACAACATTTGACATAACTTGAAAATAAGTTAAATGAAGAAGcggtctaaaaaataaaatgatagaCTGGTCGGTCCGAATTACGCGTTTGTCAAATTCAAAATAGTGTCAGGGCTGTCGCCTaccgaatagtttgaagcttcattcataacgttgatatttaaattattactgtaatattaataacttaccGAAACATTGCATGCAATAGTCCACCTTCTTGTCCCCtccttctgtctctccctctcaaacacgcacacactcacagcgaGCGATGAAAGATACACCCCCACATTGtctcacatgtacagtatactgtatgtgttttcaTTGGAGAGGGCAGAATGTAGGTTCAGTGTGTTGCTCCAAGGCACTTTGGCAGAGTTGCTGGTGTTCTTAACATAAATAGCAGCCGGCTGTAGAGGGTGAGAtagttgttgctttttaaattccATGAGGATTTATTGtctggtgtgtttttgtctcttttatttTAGGTCATCCTCAATGTGATCCTGAATCTAGCGGGAGTTGCTATAGCCATTGCAGCCATCGTACTCTACAGCATCAATATGGCAAACATATACATGTGGTGGATGTGTGACGATGATCATTATAATTACTATTCAGGCTACAGACACACTACTACGACTCCACCTCCTAGGGAGGACATCATGAAGGAGAAATGCCTTGAGGGCAAAGAACTGGTTCTGGTAAGTGTGGAAAATGTCATCTCAGCGTAAATATGCAAGTTGTATAGCTGATGAGAGGAGAATAGAGAGCTTTAATTATTCTACAGATGTTGTCTACAGTAAGTAACCATCTGTGATTACCATTCACAGACTTTTACCTAGGTTATTATCAAGAACCTCTCAGAATGAGTTTACAACCGGCTTCACAGAGAATAAAcgaatgaataaaaaacagcGATAAATTGATTTGGCGATGAATTAATTAGTCCATTAACAAAAAATTAAGTGACtaggatcattcttttatttgtaaggcaacatcaggtttgacttaaacattgctttcctaactttaaaacaaaatgtaacgaATAATTgcataaatatgttttactgaattgttatttattattcaaataataaattgtacacctaCAACCTGGTAAAAAAtccaaaattaacaggaaatgCAGTTCaactgtaaacctttttaatgcagcaacaagttggtcaaaacttaaagggaatgtttgtaagaatcagaaatgcttgttaacagtgacgcctgtggccgttaagtcaatgaaagtcagcgtcctgttgctggcgcttgtgctccctctacatagacatgaacgagcatcgctcaaaacagtgaggagacacacgtcagctaaaagcacaatatcactctatatttcagctgcttggcagtaatgttagctgaccagacgaaggtctctccatgaatcaatgctgatcctagtgttggcttttcctgcctcagcctcccgaccgcggccggagggaacaggggagacaccggagttttggtcggaggcgataacgtttctcactgcggagccccgtcacttcacaagacacgggaaacctctgttggtctggaggagctgcagcatttatttctgcacaaacgtccactgtacattcactagatattctcataggctaactaactcttctgcagggtggagtgtgcgtgcatgcacgtgagagtggagcgaaatagcgagaacaaGCGCGGTGTGGGAGTGAAGGTAGGCTGAGGAGCAgaatacagcagagactccggccctggagaccaaagctacggtctcccccgcgtcctccgaccgcggccaacactgattaacagacgggcttcactagatataactttgtggttttggtgcttccgtgtagtttgtgttggagttttGTCTGAACATCGGTATCAGTGCTTCCctaattacttttattttggacaaaacaagcaataaaaAGACGTCACCTTTGGCtcagaaatcataaaaaatagGACATATTTCAAGGAAATGGGTCAAAAGTAAGAACAAatgtgtttaaatattttaaagtaaacatgtttttgtgtcctgCCAGATGCTGTTGAGAAGCATGAATGCTGTGCTGATTGTCCTGTCAGCCCTGGAGCTCTGCCTCGTCATCAGCTCTGCCGTCCTGGGGATCAAGGCTCTGAGGAGCCGTGAGGACGGAGAAAAGAAGGTAAACTTTCCAAAATCACATCTTATTGTTAAACATGTTGTTTAACGATAAAGCTTTACTGATATTATTTTCCTCTTTTAGAAGATTGGTGACCCAGAACTCTACAAACCACTGCTGGAGGAAGTCACCAGTAACCCCGCGGCCTAAAATCTGCTTTGTGCTGTCAGTTATCCGGTACTATAATCCTGTGCATTTATACCGTtgactgtatgtactgtaacgTCAATGATTTACACAAATTCAGCTGTCTCTGCCAAACGTCTGGGTCTTTTCTTACAAGGGTTGCTTACAAATATTTTgcacttatattttattatattatttttgataatAACCTGCACTAAATTGTATATGCTGCTTTCCATTTCATtctctgtggatgtttttaaaaactgttCCTTTTGATTTCTATCAGTGTGTTTGTAGGTAAAAGGGAGGTTCATGCACATCTGTGTGACGGACACACACATCGATGGGCTGATAGGGTTTTTATTTGCTATTTTACGATATGAAGCCAcgtttaaaaagtgaaattaatcaaaacgtttgactgatatattttgttatatttctgCTCTGTACTTTAAATTAAACCTGAAAAGTGGTACTGAGAAATGTAATCAGTTTGTGCTCGTTGTGTAGACATATGAATGATAATTATAAAGAGAAGTGTGGGTTGAAGGAGATTACTATAACTGGCAAATGTCATTATATTCCTCTTTTTCTAAATGCTTTTTCTGGacaaataaaagttaaataaaatgattaaagtCTGCTCAGCAGTGTCAATCCAGCTGATGTGAACATCCTGTCAGTTTACCTGTAAtagaatattataatatataatatatgctgtatgtatgtgttCTTACTCCTGAGCCATGATgaagtatttattcatttagattttttttaagttattataATATGATTACTGATCAAAATCAAATGAAAGCATCTGAAACATTATATTTACACAGTGGTGTGAAGTAAACTAACCACTCTTCTAAATAATTTATCCCATCTGCAATCAGATTATTGAATGCTCCTTATAGATTTTGTATTTCTTACGGACTTTTATCCTTTGACCATCACAGATTCTTTCATCCCTTATTAGAATGATCCTTCTATTGTTCTTATTCGGTCTGTTTATTCATTAGTTAGTTTAATTTACATCAGTAATCGTTGTGTGTTATATCTTTtatctatgtttttatgtttctatGTACAAGCTGCTCCAAACCAATTGCCCTtagagggattaataaagttgcttgaattgaattgaattgaatcgaaGTAACATTTAAGGTAAGTACATTTATACTACTATATAGTACTGTAATGTgctatacttaagtacatttttgggACACTTGGATAGTTTACTTGATTAAACTCTGTATACTCTGACTTCAGAGGGGAATATTAAACTCTTTACTCCATTACATGTATTTAATAACTAAAGTTACTTCTtctcaaattattttttaaatacaaaacatatgattagttt is a window encoding:
- the LOC141778481 gene encoding membrane-spanning 4-domains subfamily A member 15-like isoform X1 yields the protein MSVTMTKAEGITVITLTSDPQSFCPPLCQIFKGLCYSPVLCSVSQHLRRVQRNSQSVLGALHIMVGLLNIGLGAILCSSRSGSWYQMDSTLFPFWLGGLFMLFGTICILSEKCPSPCLVILNVILNLAGVAIAIAAIVLYSINMANIYMWWMCDDDHYNYYSGYRHTTTTPPPREDIMKEKCLEGKELVLMLLRSMNAVLIVLSALELCLVISSAVLGIKALRSREDGEKKKIGDPELYKPLLEEVTSNPAA
- the LOC141778481 gene encoding membrane-spanning 4-domains subfamily A member 15-like isoform X2, which encodes MSVTMTKAEGITVITLTSDPQSFCPPLCQIFKGLCYSPVLCSVSQHLRRVQRNSQSVLGALHIMVGLLNIGLGAILCSSRSGSWYQMDSTLFPFWLGGLFMLFGTICILSEKCPSPCLVILNVILNLAGVAIAIAAIVLYSINMANIYMWWMCDDDHYNYYSGYRHTTTTPPPREDIMKEKCLEGKELVLMLLRSMNAVLIVLSALELCLVISSAVLGIKALRSREDGEKKIGDPELYKPLLEEVTSNPAA